One Jeotgalibaca porci genomic region harbors:
- a CDS encoding M20/M25/M40 family metallo-hydrolase: protein MTQTNYSTAVEAAKEMAHKRMAEFEDYLRMESVSTENRQIPETVAYVKGLIERTGGEVQVLDDLGGNPVIYGYFKASPQGNSERTLLFYNHYDVQPSDPLEEWRTEPFEPTVVDGVLYARGVSDNKANFMARLNALSLLNESGGLSCNVKFLLEGEEEIGSPNLGKYIEKYADLFKADACIWEAGSKDKYENYVVSAGMKGIAYFDLEVDTANIDIHSSMAAIIDNPAWRLIHALESMKNSKNEIVVDGFYDGIPPLSDKDKAAAAAQPFDAKQVAEQYGLTGKFITEGTAVSPTEALAFYPTMTVCGFSSGYTGPGIKTVLPRSAKAKLDCRLVPGQSPENVHESLRRHLDAHGYEDVRLTMIAAEGAQRTSVEDPFIEMVVQTAQAVYGDKNPVVVSPSMAGTGPSELFEKYLKLPIAGVGAGWAHSGAHAPNENVRLNDYYENIAHMVHLMEVFGR, encoded by the coding sequence ATGACACAGACAAATTACTCAACTGCAGTTGAAGCAGCAAAAGAAATGGCACACAAACGCATGGCAGAATTTGAAGATTATTTACGTATGGAATCTGTTTCAACTGAGAATCGTCAAATTCCTGAGACGGTTGCCTATGTAAAAGGTTTAATTGAACGAACAGGCGGTGAAGTCCAAGTCTTGGATGACTTGGGCGGAAACCCTGTCATCTATGGCTATTTCAAAGCTTCTCCTCAAGGAAACAGCGAGCGAACGCTACTTTTTTACAATCATTATGATGTACAACCATCGGATCCGCTTGAAGAGTGGCGGACAGAACCCTTTGAACCAACTGTCGTTGACGGCGTTTTATATGCTCGTGGTGTCTCAGATAATAAAGCCAACTTTATGGCGCGTCTCAATGCGCTTTCGTTATTAAATGAATCAGGCGGCTTGTCTTGTAATGTGAAATTTTTATTGGAAGGTGAGGAAGAAATCGGAAGCCCCAATCTCGGTAAATACATTGAAAAATATGCAGATCTATTTAAAGCCGATGCATGTATTTGGGAAGCAGGTTCAAAGGATAAGTATGAAAACTACGTTGTAAGTGCAGGAATGAAAGGAATCGCGTACTTTGATTTAGAAGTAGATACAGCGAATATTGATATCCACTCTTCAATGGCAGCAATTATTGATAACCCTGCATGGCGCTTAATTCATGCGTTAGAATCGATGAAGAACAGTAAAAATGAAATCGTTGTGGATGGCTTTTACGATGGTATTCCACCCCTTTCTGATAAAGATAAAGCCGCAGCGGCAGCACAGCCTTTCGATGCGAAACAAGTGGCTGAACAGTACGGTTTGACTGGAAAATTCATTACGGAAGGAACTGCTGTAAGTCCGACTGAGGCATTGGCTTTTTATCCAACGATGACGGTTTGTGGATTCTCAAGTGGGTATACAGGACCGGGAATCAAGACCGTCCTGCCACGTTCGGCTAAAGCGAAATTGGATTGTCGCCTAGTTCCTGGCCAAAGCCCAGAAAACGTTCACGAGAGCCTGCGACGCCATCTGGATGCACACGGGTATGAAGACGTGCGCTTAACAATGATTGCCGCAGAAGGCGCACAACGGACATCTGTTGAGGATCCTTTTATCGAAATGGTCGTTCAAACTGCACAAGCTGTTTATGGCGATAAAAACCCAGTCGTTGTTTCGCCAAGTATGGCGGGAACGGGACCAAGTGAATTATTTGAAAAATACTTAAAATTACCGATTGCAGGAGTAGGGGCAGGATGGGCGCATTCGGGTGCACATGCACCAAATGAGAATGTTCGTTTGAATGATTATTATGAAAATATTGCCCACATGGTTCATTTGATGGAAGTGTTCGGCAGATAG
- a CDS encoding ABC transporter ATP-binding protein: MTQMKKKLLEVNNLNQVFNSGKANEVKAVTDLSFFIYEGETFGLVGESGSGKSTTGKLISKLQDATSGTMTFAGTDIGTLKKRRDLQAFRKSIQMVFQDPYASLNPRQTIMDIIGGGLVVHGLVKNETEKQAKVYELLKLVGLNPEYATRYPREFSGGQCQRVGIARALAVDPSFIIADEAISALDVSIQAQIVNLLIKLKKERNLTYLFIAHDLSMVKYISDRIGVMNGGRLLEVAPAEALYESPLHPYTESLLSAVPIPDPMKERERKRIGYDEAFHQYEDETDVGLYEIAPEHYVYCKKQEIPFLRKKHEKKTAQIEATKKEGKVWNM; this comes from the coding sequence ATGACGCAAATGAAGAAAAAGCTGTTGGAAGTCAACAATCTTAATCAAGTCTTCAATTCCGGAAAAGCAAATGAAGTAAAAGCTGTGACGGACTTGTCCTTCTTTATTTATGAAGGGGAAACATTTGGACTTGTGGGAGAATCTGGTTCAGGGAAATCAACAACTGGAAAACTTATTAGTAAACTGCAAGATGCGACGTCTGGCACCATGACTTTCGCAGGAACAGACATTGGCACCTTGAAAAAACGCCGTGATTTACAAGCGTTTCGTAAATCTATTCAAATGGTTTTTCAAGACCCTTATGCATCCTTAAATCCGCGTCAGACGATTATGGATATCATCGGCGGCGGTTTAGTTGTACACGGTTTGGTAAAAAATGAAACTGAGAAACAAGCGAAGGTCTACGAATTGTTGAAATTAGTCGGATTGAATCCAGAATATGCGACGCGTTATCCCCGCGAATTTTCGGGCGGTCAGTGTCAACGGGTTGGGATTGCCCGAGCATTGGCAGTGGATCCTTCCTTTATTATTGCAGACGAAGCCATTTCTGCACTGGATGTTTCCATTCAAGCCCAAATTGTTAATTTACTTATCAAACTAAAGAAAGAACGTAATCTTACGTATTTATTTATCGCACATGATTTATCGATGGTGAAGTATATTAGTGATCGTATTGGCGTGATGAATGGTGGGCGTCTACTCGAAGTGGCGCCTGCAGAAGCTTTGTACGAATCACCACTTCATCCATATACAGAGTCACTCTTATCGGCGGTTCCTATTCCCGATCCGATGAAAGAAAGAGAACGCAAGCGTATTGGTTACGATGAAGCATTCCATCAATACGAAGACGAGACCGATGTTGGCCTTTACGAAATTGCACCTGAGCATTATGTGTATTGTAAGAAACAAGAAATCCCTTTTTTAAGAAAAAAACATGAGAAAAAGACTGCACAAATAGAAGCGACTAAGAAAGAAGGCAAGGTATGGAACATGTAA
- a CDS encoding NADH-dependent flavin oxidoreductase codes for MTKIFEPFTFPNGVTLANRIVMAPMTTNSSFVNGMLTSDELAYYKRRSKGLGAVITACAHVMENGRFAGSLSVASDDMIPSLRKLADTIHENDTKAILQIFHVGRMGSRKTLKGIQPVSASAVAPLRDNAEEPRALEEEEVTELVQAFGDATRRAIEAGFDGIELHGANTYLIQQFFSPHSNRRDDKWGGSLEKRMAFPLAVVDEAKKIITKHATKPFILGYRISPEELEEPGITLADTKQLVEALKGKGLDYLHVSLGRYEQTSMRDKTNQTTILSELATITGEALPLIGVGNIQTKEDISKVLAMGVSLAAMGRQLIVDPDSVEKIEKGAELLTALSEETRPDLAIPDMMWQYMKSNKGWLPFE; via the coding sequence GTGACGAAAATTTTTGAACCTTTTACATTTCCAAATGGTGTAACGCTTGCGAATCGTATTGTAATGGCTCCTATGACAACTAATTCTTCGTTTGTGAACGGGATGCTGACAAGCGATGAATTAGCTTATTATAAGCGCCGTTCAAAAGGGTTGGGAGCTGTTATTACCGCATGCGCCCATGTGATGGAGAACGGGCGCTTTGCTGGGTCATTGAGCGTCGCCTCAGATGATATGATTCCAAGTTTGCGTAAATTAGCAGACACGATTCATGAAAATGATACAAAAGCTATTTTACAAATTTTTCATGTGGGACGGATGGGCTCTCGTAAAACGCTAAAAGGTATCCAACCGGTCAGTGCCAGCGCGGTAGCGCCACTACGTGATAATGCTGAAGAGCCACGCGCGTTGGAAGAAGAGGAAGTAACGGAGTTGGTTCAAGCATTTGGTGATGCAACGAGACGGGCAATCGAAGCAGGATTTGACGGCATTGAACTCCACGGTGCAAATACTTACTTAATTCAACAATTTTTCTCTCCACATTCGAATAGACGTGATGATAAATGGGGCGGTTCGCTAGAAAAACGGATGGCATTTCCGCTAGCAGTCGTCGATGAGGCAAAGAAAATAATTACGAAACATGCGACCAAGCCATTTATTCTGGGATACCGTATTTCGCCAGAGGAACTGGAAGAACCAGGCATTACCTTGGCAGATACCAAACAGTTAGTTGAAGCCTTGAAAGGAAAGGGATTGGATTACCTCCATGTCTCTTTGGGGCGCTACGAACAAACATCTATGCGAGATAAGACCAATCAAACGACGATTCTTTCAGAATTAGCGACAATCACAGGCGAAGCATTACCACTCATTGGTGTCGGGAATATTCAAACGAAAGAAGATATTAGCAAAGTTCTAGCGATGGGTGTATCTTTGGCTGCAATGGGACGCCAGTTAATTGTCGATCCCGATAGTGTTGAGAAAATAGAAAAAGGGGCAGAGCTGCTGACGGCACTCTCCGAAGAAACCCGTCCGGATTTAGCAATCCCTGATATGATGTGGCAATACATGAAGAGCAATAAAGGGTGGTTACCATTCGAATAA
- a CDS encoding ABC transporter ATP-binding protein, whose translation MHEKLLEVKNLEIGFRTYAGEVQAVRGVSFDLYKGETLAIVGESGSGKSVSTQAVMGLLDNKNTLIKDGEILYLGQDLLKLSDTEMQDIRGQEIATIFQDPMTSLNPTMTVGKQIAESIMQHQDASKEAALEQARVLLDLVGVKDVENRMHHYPHQFSGGMRQRVMIAIALACKPKILIADEPTTALDVTIQAQILELMNELKDKIETSIIFITHDLGVVANMADRVAVMYAGKIVEWGTVDEIFYHPQHPYTWGLLASMPTLDNGNNALYSIPGTPPNMLNPPAGDAFAERNAYAMAIDFKEAPPVFKVSDTHFAQTWLLHPDAPKVTPPAEVVRRHHLYQPKKAGRTVHHDANEEKAVGSQQS comes from the coding sequence ATGCATGAGAAGCTTTTAGAAGTAAAAAATCTGGAAATAGGGTTCCGCACATATGCCGGTGAGGTTCAAGCAGTCCGTGGAGTCAGTTTTGACTTATATAAAGGCGAAACGCTCGCAATTGTGGGGGAATCGGGATCAGGTAAGTCGGTATCCACCCAAGCAGTCATGGGGTTGTTGGACAATAAAAATACGCTGATCAAAGATGGTGAAATTCTCTATTTGGGACAAGATTTACTGAAACTGAGCGACACAGAGATGCAAGATATTCGTGGTCAAGAAATTGCAACGATCTTCCAAGACCCTATGACGTCGCTAAATCCGACGATGACAGTCGGGAAACAAATTGCTGAATCCATTATGCAACACCAAGATGCGAGTAAAGAAGCAGCCTTAGAACAGGCAAGAGTGTTGTTGGATTTGGTTGGGGTGAAAGATGTTGAGAATCGGATGCATCATTATCCCCATCAATTTTCCGGCGGGATGCGCCAACGTGTGATGATTGCTATTGCTCTGGCTTGCAAGCCGAAAATATTGATTGCAGACGAACCGACGACTGCATTGGATGTAACAATTCAAGCACAAATTTTAGAATTAATGAATGAACTAAAAGATAAAATTGAAACATCTATTATTTTTATCACACACGACTTGGGTGTTGTGGCAAATATGGCGGATCGCGTGGCGGTGATGTACGCGGGGAAAATTGTTGAGTGGGGAACAGTAGATGAGATTTTCTATCATCCCCAACATCCATATACATGGGGCTTGCTAGCTTCGATGCCCACTTTGGATAATGGCAACAATGCCCTTTATTCAATCCCAGGTACACCACCGAATATGCTAAATCCACCTGCTGGAGATGCATTCGCAGAGCGGAATGCCTATGCGATGGCGATTGATTTTAAAGAGGCGCCACCTGTTTTTAAAGTTTCCGATACGCATTTTGCCCAAACGTGGTTGCTTCATCCTGATGCTCCAAAAGTAACACCACCCGCAGAAGTCGTGCGGCGCCATCACTTGTATCAACCAAAAAAAGCAGGGAGGACGGTTCACCATGACGCAAATGAAGAAAAAGCTGTTGGAAGTCAACAATCTTAA
- a CDS encoding M20 metallopeptidase family protein: MEHVKTTVEKTYARWEKELEENYTDTVAMRRHLHQHPEPSFEEKETAAYIVSKLRSYGITDIQENVGNGYGIVAKVVGAHPGPTIAFRADFDALRIQEENDVPYKSQNAGVMHACGHDSHTATLLSVAKVLANKAEDLHGNLVLIHQNAEEVLPGGAKSMVEAGAMAGVDYVFGQHVQSSLEAEKIGYTPGYAMAAADFFNISIQGKGGHGAYPHDTVDSVIIATKMVDALQTLVSRAINPLHPAVVTVSTVQAGGEANNIIADTAMIKGTVRTYHEEARETISREMKVLAESVAAMYHGTADLTYIRGYDSVYNHPEETTRFVALMKEKFGEDSITEREATMGGEDFGYFSKVRPGTFFNVGGLNPDLEATFPHHHPRFNIDEKAMLVAGKAFLAIAEDYLVKE, from the coding sequence ATGGAACATGTAAAAACGACAGTAGAAAAGACTTATGCACGTTGGGAAAAAGAATTAGAGGAAAATTATACAGATACAGTAGCGATGCGCCGCCATCTCCATCAACATCCGGAACCTTCATTTGAAGAAAAGGAAACAGCCGCGTATATCGTCTCGAAATTACGTTCGTACGGTATTACCGATATTCAAGAAAATGTTGGAAATGGGTATGGGATTGTCGCAAAAGTAGTGGGCGCTCATCCAGGGCCAACCATCGCTTTCCGAGCGGACTTTGATGCATTACGTATTCAAGAGGAAAATGACGTCCCTTATAAATCACAAAACGCAGGTGTCATGCATGCTTGCGGGCATGATTCCCACACCGCAACATTATTGAGTGTCGCAAAAGTATTGGCAAATAAAGCAGAGGACTTACACGGAAATTTGGTTCTTATTCACCAAAATGCGGAAGAAGTTCTTCCAGGTGGAGCCAAAAGTATGGTAGAGGCTGGCGCGATGGCTGGCGTTGATTATGTTTTTGGTCAACACGTACAATCTTCGCTTGAAGCAGAGAAAATCGGCTACACGCCGGGATATGCCATGGCAGCAGCGGATTTTTTCAATATTTCGATTCAAGGAAAAGGCGGGCATGGGGCGTATCCACATGACACGGTGGACTCGGTCATCATTGCAACGAAAATGGTGGATGCCTTGCAAACGTTGGTCAGTCGTGCAATCAATCCGCTGCACCCAGCCGTCGTGACAGTATCCACGGTGCAAGCAGGTGGGGAAGCGAACAACATTATTGCCGACACAGCAATGATTAAAGGGACGGTTCGGACGTATCACGAAGAAGCCCGCGAGACCATTTCCCGGGAAATGAAGGTGTTAGCTGAAAGTGTGGCGGCGATGTATCACGGTACTGCCGACTTAACTTATATCCGCGGTTATGATTCAGTTTATAACCACCCAGAAGAAACCACGCGTTTTGTGGCTTTGATGAAGGAAAAGTTCGGTGAAGACAGCATTACAGAACGCGAGGCAACAATGGGAGGCGAAGATTTTGGCTACTTCTCTAAAGTTCGCCCCGGGACATTTTTCAACGTTGGTGGTTTGAACCCGGATCTGGAAGCAACATTCCCGCATCACCATCCGCGATTTAATATCGACGAGAAGGCGATGTTGGTTGCAGGAAAAGCATTCTTGGCGATTGCGGAAGATTATTTAGTTAAAGAATAA
- a CDS encoding ECF transporter S component gives MKERKNKTYRIAILGILSAIIIIQNFVPFLGNIPIPPLNPTIIQITVIVSAFVLGIKDGMIIGGVWGVVRMIKAYTLPTSPLDLLLFTNPLISLVPRILIGLVAGAIFVMFKKRGKEKRGMVIGAVAGSLTNTLLVLGFIALLYGSEYSEALGVSSANLMGALAAVVATNGLAEAVVSAIIAPVIAKALIKVKR, from the coding sequence ATGAAAGAGAGAAAAAATAAAACCTACCGTATTGCCATTCTAGGCATCTTATCGGCGATTATCATTATTCAGAACTTTGTTCCGTTTCTGGGAAACATTCCTATTCCACCACTTAACCCTACTATTATTCAAATAACTGTTATTGTCTCGGCATTCGTCTTGGGCATAAAAGATGGCATGATTATTGGAGGTGTCTGGGGCGTGGTTCGGATGATTAAGGCTTATACATTGCCAACTTCGCCACTCGATTTACTCTTATTCACCAATCCGCTTATCTCGCTCGTACCACGGATTCTGATTGGACTTGTTGCGGGAGCAATTTTTGTAATGTTTAAGAAACGTGGAAAAGAAAAACGTGGGATGGTTATCGGTGCTGTTGCAGGATCCTTAACTAATACTCTTTTAGTTCTAGGCTTCATCGCATTGCTATACGGATCTGAATATTCCGAGGCTTTGGGAGTCAGTTCTGCCAACTTAATGGGGGCACTTGCTGCAGTCGTTGCCACAAATGGGTTAGCCGAAGCCGTTGTTTCCGCGATTATTGCACCTGTGATTGCAAAAGCATTAATTAAAGTAAAACGTTAA
- a CDS encoding phasin family protein, whose amino-acid sequence MEELKKIFLAGVGLTSTSVEKAEKLINEMVEKGRVTVQEGKELQSELTRKVTDKRPIQKSELDHLGYAKKEDLDEVHAKLDALSAKLEALLNK is encoded by the coding sequence ATGGAAGAATTGAAGAAGATATTTTTAGCTGGTGTTGGCCTGACCTCTACCTCTGTTGAAAAAGCAGAGAAACTGATTAATGAAATGGTAGAAAAAGGGCGCGTGACGGTTCAAGAAGGTAAAGAGTTGCAAAGTGAGCTAACACGTAAGGTGACAGACAAACGTCCGATTCAAAAGAGCGAGCTGGATCACTTGGGCTACGCAAAAAAAGAAGATCTTGACGAAGTACATGCAAAGTTGGATGCTTTAAGCGCTAAATTAGAAGCATTGCTGAATAAATAA
- a CDS encoding ABC transporter substrate-binding protein — MNKKFWGFVLTASMMVLAACGNTGSTDEAASSTSQSTVSSDTLYVGVTNPMGNLSPINASGVSTRWVQRYYFDTLLEMTNPLEFEPKLADTFETDDNQTYTVKLNPDANWTDGTPVTAEDVVFTLNLFANPEVQTTGLYLTALEGVNNSGKLEEGAEIPNLTVVDEKTFTFKTKVPTDPNYVKEMIGTNIFVQPKHVVGEIAFADLDGSDAFSKPTVTSGPYKFVEYMQDSHMEMTANEDYYRGAPEIKSLFIRVMSGTNLATELQTGGVTFNAGGGIGEIAISDIDMVSAVEGLTLKTQSAWTAQYVYINTTRFDENIRRAMTHAINRDTIVDNLIKGNADVIAGPYSPASPYYNQDLEPLAYDPEKAKEYVSKSDYDMSQPIEIMVPTGNKVREQSANLIEQDLEAVGFTVEQVTYDFPTTLEKARAADYDLYLGGIVVPVDPDLTSYFGAAGGSNYAHLNDPEVNALLEAGKSETDSAKRKEIYDEFQVMMQEKSPIVPLYSQHDVIIKQDALNGGIKEYWGGSLYDVHEWTLN; from the coding sequence ATGAATAAGAAATTTTGGGGTTTCGTGCTGACAGCCAGCATGATGGTATTAGCAGCATGTGGAAATACAGGTTCAACCGATGAGGCAGCATCTTCAACGTCTCAATCAACTGTTTCATCCGACACACTTTATGTCGGAGTTACGAATCCGATGGGAAATCTAAGCCCTATCAATGCGAGCGGGGTTTCCACTCGTTGGGTACAACGTTATTACTTTGACACCTTATTGGAAATGACAAATCCATTGGAGTTTGAACCGAAACTAGCAGACACGTTTGAAACAGATGATAACCAGACATATACGGTCAAACTAAATCCAGATGCAAACTGGACAGATGGAACGCCGGTTACAGCGGAAGATGTGGTCTTCACATTAAATCTATTTGCTAATCCCGAAGTTCAAACAACAGGTCTTTACTTAACAGCTCTTGAAGGAGTAAATAATTCTGGCAAATTAGAAGAAGGAGCAGAAATCCCAAATTTGACAGTTGTTGATGAAAAAACCTTTACGTTCAAAACGAAAGTACCAACTGATCCGAATTATGTAAAAGAAATGATTGGAACGAATATCTTTGTCCAACCCAAACATGTAGTTGGAGAAATTGCCTTTGCTGACTTAGACGGATCAGATGCCTTCAGTAAACCAACTGTTACAAGCGGTCCTTACAAGTTTGTCGAATATATGCAAGATTCACACATGGAAATGACTGCTAATGAAGATTACTATCGGGGTGCTCCGGAAATTAAATCACTCTTTATCCGCGTCATGTCAGGTACAAACCTTGCTACCGAATTACAAACAGGTGGCGTGACCTTCAACGCGGGAGGTGGTATCGGTGAAATTGCTATCTCAGATATCGATATGGTCTCTGCAGTAGAAGGACTGACACTCAAAACACAATCTGCATGGACGGCACAATATGTCTACATCAATACCACACGCTTTGATGAAAACATTCGTCGTGCGATGACACATGCAATCAATCGTGACACGATCGTTGACAACTTGATTAAAGGAAACGCAGACGTCATTGCCGGACCTTACTCACCAGCTAGTCCATACTATAATCAAGATTTAGAACCACTTGCTTATGATCCAGAGAAAGCGAAAGAATATGTTTCAAAATCTGATTACGATATGAGTCAACCAATCGAGATCATGGTTCCAACTGGAAATAAAGTTCGGGAACAATCTGCTAACTTGATTGAACAAGACTTGGAAGCAGTCGGATTCACAGTTGAACAAGTGACCTATGACTTCCCAACAACATTGGAGAAGGCACGTGCTGCTGATTACGATTTGTACTTAGGTGGCATCGTAGTGCCAGTCGATCCAGATTTGACTAGCTACTTTGGGGCAGCAGGTGGATCAAACTACGCACACTTGAATGATCCTGAAGTGAATGCTTTGCTAGAAGCTGGTAAGTCTGAAACAGATAGCGCAAAACGAAAAGAAATCTATGACGAATTCCAAGTCATGATGCAAGAAAAATCGCCTATTGTTCCACTGTATTCGCAACATGACGTTATTATCAAGCAAGATGCATTAAATGGCGGAATTAAAGAATATTGGGGCGGCTCACTTTACGACGTACATGAATGGACATTGAACTAA
- a CDS encoding TVP38/TMEM64 family protein: MTEKQIIATNRTLIRILTIIGIMLSVALAYYTYQLGYDTILEMTQQLILKKGIFGPVVFVLIQMSQVIYPMIPGGAVLIVAPLIFGNFWGFTLSFIGVTLGSIANFFLARRFGKTFVRAFVEEETYQKYYQKLTKGKRFDIFMGVSFILPGFPDDFLCMLAGITTMTFRRFMTIYFLTKPVTLFLYGVGGASMTEWLMRYFGL; the protein is encoded by the coding sequence ATGACTGAGAAACAAATCATTGCTACAAATCGGACACTCATTCGAATTTTAACAATAATCGGCATCATGTTATCCGTTGCCTTAGCTTATTATACGTATCAGCTTGGTTATGATACGATTCTAGAAATGACTCAGCAGCTTATCTTAAAAAAAGGAATCTTCGGACCTGTCGTCTTTGTTCTGATTCAAATGAGCCAAGTGATTTATCCAATGATACCAGGTGGCGCAGTCCTGATTGTCGCACCCCTTATTTTCGGAAATTTTTGGGGGTTTACACTGAGTTTTATCGGCGTCACGCTCGGTTCAATTGCAAATTTTTTTTTGGCGCGTCGCTTTGGAAAAACGTTTGTCCGTGCCTTCGTTGAAGAAGAAACATACCAAAAATATTACCAAAAGCTGACCAAAGGGAAACGTTTTGATATTTTCATGGGTGTTTCCTTCATCCTGCCCGGTTTTCCCGACGACTTTTTATGTATGCTGGCTGGCATTACTACTATGACATTCAGGCGCTTCATGACGATTTATTTCTTAACAAAACCAGTGACACTTTTCCTTTACGGAGTGGGTGGCGCTTCAATGACAGAATGGCTGATGCGCTACTTCGGTTTGTGA
- a CDS encoding ABC1 kinase family protein — translation MADDKRLREIVRILSSYGIRFVYHHKVQNRPDAVEIDAVNLRKAFEKLGPSFIKIGQILSTRLDILPQAFVDELEHLQDRAPEFPFSEVERIFFEDTGLSLGEVFLQLDEKPLASASMAQVHKGTLRTGEVVILKVQRPVIDELLIRDLDILIRLSAFIPKGIVDIIDPKEAFQQVKDATMIELDFRNEAKLLVEFQEKNKNVACVAVPKVYEGLTFRRILVEEYIDGTKLTNKEELEALGYDMEDISRKLILSYLKQIFKDGYFHGDPHPGNMIIKDGKIYFIDFGIMGKLNDSLRLQLNRLIEGLALQDLDMMVDAALKIATPSMPIDKRNVYRDLEYIFDVYLTADMKNVKISDALMDFIRMFKRHNMVIPSELTILAKALSILEGVYLDLAPDFNLIRTAKDYLAENININSLLERFETDKFLGKSYTLLKDVTDMPENIGKLLKQVVNGRLRLNIDTDDLDEKWADLKKMSNRVVMALIIVGLLLSSAIMSGTVGGQYLGQTGFVISGLFGIWLLYSIFRSGNM, via the coding sequence ATGGCAGATGATAAACGCTTACGAGAAATCGTGCGCATCCTTTCAAGTTACGGGATTCGTTTCGTTTACCACCATAAAGTTCAAAATCGACCAGATGCTGTGGAAATTGATGCAGTAAATCTGCGGAAAGCTTTTGAAAAATTGGGACCGAGTTTTATTAAGATTGGCCAAATTCTGTCTACCCGCCTTGATATTTTACCCCAAGCATTTGTGGATGAACTGGAACACCTACAAGACCGGGCTCCGGAGTTCCCTTTTTCTGAGGTTGAACGGATTTTCTTTGAAGACACAGGATTGTCTTTAGGGGAGGTCTTTTTGCAGTTGGATGAAAAGCCACTGGCAAGTGCCTCAATGGCGCAAGTTCATAAAGGGACGTTGCGTACGGGTGAAGTGGTGATTTTGAAAGTGCAACGGCCGGTTATTGATGAATTACTGATTCGTGATTTAGATATTTTAATTCGGTTAAGCGCGTTTATTCCTAAAGGTATCGTTGATATTATCGATCCGAAAGAAGCTTTTCAACAAGTAAAAGATGCAACAATGATTGAACTTGATTTTCGAAATGAAGCGAAGTTACTAGTAGAATTCCAAGAAAAAAATAAAAATGTCGCTTGCGTCGCTGTTCCGAAAGTGTATGAAGGCCTTACTTTCCGCCGTATTTTGGTAGAAGAATATATTGACGGCACGAAACTGACGAACAAAGAAGAACTGGAAGCATTAGGCTACGATATGGAAGATATCAGTCGGAAGCTCATTCTTTCTTATTTAAAGCAGATTTTTAAAGACGGTTATTTTCATGGTGACCCGCATCCTGGAAATATGATTATTAAAGATGGTAAAATCTATTTTATCGATTTTGGCATTATGGGCAAATTGAATGACTCACTACGCTTGCAATTGAATCGACTGATAGAAGGTTTGGCATTACAGGATCTTGACATGATGGTTGATGCAGCTCTGAAAATAGCGACGCCAAGTATGCCAATCGACAAACGAAACGTTTATCGCGACTTAGAGTATATTTTCGATGTATATCTGACCGCGGATATGAAAAATGTAAAGATATCAGATGCGTTGATGGATTTCATCCGAATGTTCAAACGTCACAATATGGTGATTCCGAGTGAGTTAACGATTTTGGCGAAGGCATTGTCGATATTGGAAGGTGTGTATTTAGATTTAGCACCTGATTTTAACTTGATTCGTACGGCCAAAGATTACTTAGCAGAGAATATAAACATTAATAGCCTGCTCGAGCGTTTTGAAACGGATAAGTTTCTAGGTAAGAGTTACACGCTCCTTAAAGACGTAACCGATATGCCGGAGAATATCGGGAAATTACTGAAACAAGTCGTAAACGGCCGCTTGCGACTCAATATTGATACCGACGATTTGGATGAGAAGTGGGCGGACTTGAAAAAAATGTCCAATCGGGTCGTTATGGCTCTTATTATAGTCGGCTTGTTATTGTCATCCGCTATTATGTCCGGGACGGTTGGCGGCCAGTACCTGGGTCAAACAGGATTCGTCATTTCCGGACTCTTTGGCATTTGGCTTTTGTACTCCATCTTTCGATCAGGTAATATGTAA